Proteins from one Candida orthopsilosis Co 90-125, chromosome 2 draft sequence genomic window:
- a CDS encoding Pis1 protein (S. cerevisiae homolog PIS1 has CDP-diacylglycerol-inositol 3-phosphatidyltransferase activity and has role in phosphatidylinositol biosynthetic process), with protein MATKPVSTSSGVSRDVTVQTILLYIPNLIGYLRIITAVISFLLMPSHPVATLIFYGISGFLDAFDGYAARKFNQGTRFGAVLDMVTDRCATTSLIVYLAVLYPRYFVIWQLLVSLDLASHYIHMYAMLSAGSTSHKNVDESQSRLLSLYYTNRKVLFIVCAVNEFFYVAVYLHYYGFFWLGTVTAVLSAPIWFFKQVANVIQLKSASLILARMDAEEHSKRE; from the coding sequence ATGGCTACAAAACCTGTTTCTACCTCGTCTGGAGTTTCACGAGATGTCACAGTGCAAACTATACTCCTATATATTCCCAACTTGATTGGATACTTGCGTATCATTACAGCAGTCATTTCATTCCTTCTCATGCCAAGCCATCCAGTGGCCACATTAATATTTTACGGTATTTCAGGGTTTTTGGATGCATTTGACGGATATGCCGCAAGGAAATTCAACCAAGGAACAAGATTTGGAGCAGTTTTAGATATGGTTACTGATCGTTGTGCCACCACCAGTTTGATTGTTTATTTGGCTGTGTTATACCCAAGATACTTTGTCATTTGGCAATTGTTGGTCAGCTTGGACTTGGCATCACATTACATTCACATGTATGCCATGCTATCAGCGGGGTCTACATCTCACAAGAACGTTGATGAATCACAATCTAGGTTGCTTTCATTGTACTACACGAATCGAAAGGTTTTATTTATCGTGTGTGCCGTGAACGAGTTCTTCTACGTTGCAGTTTACTTGCACTATTACGGCTTTTTCTGGCTCGGTACTGTTACTGCAGTATTGAGCGCTCCTATTTGGTTTTTCAAACAGGTTGCCAATGTTATACAGTTGAAGAGTGCACTGCTTATCCTTGCAAGGATGGATGCTGAAGAACATAGCAAAAGGGAGTAA
- a CDS encoding Edc3 protein (S. cerevisiae homolog EDC3 has role deadenylation-independent decapping of nuclear-transcribed mRNA, cytoplasmic mRNA processing body assembly and localizes to cytoplasmic mRNA processing body), giving the protein MTEFVHYEVVLTLKDNSTARGTISHVDNESITLSNALTSTDRKIQPVLSLLNTEVADLKVSQLPPFRPKSNDQKKNKKSKTEDIVDDAIVYSSKPSRSNTPKPEKSKSKSKSRNESSDLEPESIENVKNEEFDFAANLAMFDKKAVFEDFKKNDHTNISDRLVGQNKVDKPAKQKKQKYDNDEMVLQDVVKDNWDQIGKSLENSRTNTPKSDGAKNQGKAQQNSTETRNRSYKLVNSADSSSIQSASPVQLLEIERLSSDNFGITPAMMAEVCATNLSKLIIDRCLGGSVRLSNKKNHNLPPLVLLLIGSGRCGSRAFATGRHLSNHGVRVLAFVISSDESDSELHHQWRIFESVGGKVVTSSFDLLVDIIRNQLNTPVELVIDALQGYDDHLEDIFYEPQDKKTLSSLISWCNSSEQSKVMSLDIPSGIDGGSGMPDDGLKVDCSWCISMGLPLNGLLLAYKNNYLSDDIVHYLIDVGIPNKVFQTKPNLRKFDNFWYTAESSIKLDAEIS; this is encoded by the coding sequence ATGACTGAATTTGTACACTACGAGGTTGTTCTCACTTTGAAGGATAATAGTACAGCAAGAGGAACTATTTCTCATGTTGACAATGAGCTGATCACCCTATCCAATGCCTTGACATCAACAGATAGAAAAATTCAGCCAGTACTCAGTCTTTTAAATACCGAGGTTGCTGATTTAAAAGTGTCCCAACTTCCTCCGTTTAGACCAAAGTCCAATGACcagaaaaagaacaagaaacTGAAAACCGAAGACATTGTGGATGACGCAATTGTTTATTCATCAAAGCCATCTCGTTCCAATACACCCAAACCagaaaaatcaaagtcaaaatcaaaatcaagaaatgaaaGTTCAGACCTAGAGCCCGAAtccattgaaaatgttaAAAACGAAGAATTTGACTTTGCGGCCAATTTGGCCATGTTTGACAAAAAGGCCGTTTTTGAagatttcaagaaaaatgACCACACAAACATTAGTGACAGACTAGTGGGACAAAATAAAGTGGACAAGCCAgctaaacaaaagaaacaaaagtatgataatgatgaaatggTATTGCAAGACGTTGTCAAAGACAACTGGGATCAAATTGGCAAATCCCTAGAAAACTCAAGGACCAACACACCAAAATCTGATGGTGCCAAAAATCAGGGCAAAGCACAACAAAACTCCACAGAAACTAGAAACAGAAGTTACAAATTGGTGAACTCTGCAGACTCATCTTCCATTCAATCAGCTTCACCTGTTCaacttttggaaattgagCGTTTATCATCGGACAATTTTGGTATTACTCCGGCGATGATGGCTGAAGTTTGTGCTACAAACTTGAGCAAGCTAATCATTGATCGATGTCTTGGAGGATCGGTTAGATTGAGCAATAAGAAAAATCACAACTTACCTCCCTTGGTTCTTTTGTTAATTGGTAGTGGAAGATGTGGAAGCAGAGCATTTGCTACAGGGCGTCATTTGAGTAACCACGGTGTGAGAGTACTAGCATTTGTGATATCTTCAGATGAATCTGATTCTGAATTGCATCATCAATGGAGGATATTTGAATCTGTTGGAGGTAAAGTTGTGACATCCAGTTTCGACCTTTTAGTGGATATAATACGAAATCAGTTGAATACACCAGTAGAACTAGTAATAGATGCCTTACAAGGGTACGATGATCACTTAGAGGATATATTTTACGAACCACAAGACAAGAAGACTTTATCTTCGTTGATCAGTTGGTGTAACTCATCGGAGCAATCGAAAGTTATGTCATTGGATATCCCATCGGGAATAGATGGTGGCTCCGGTATGCCTGACGACGGGTTGAAGGTTGATTGTTCGTGGTGTATCTCAATGGGCTTACCACTCAATGGTCTTCTTTTAGcttacaaaaacaattatCTTAGTGATGACATTGTACACTATTTAATTGATGTTGGTATACCAAACAAGGTTTTTCAAACTAAACCaaatttgagaaaatttGATAACTTTTGGTACACAGCTGAGTCCTCAATTAAGTTGGATGCTGAAATTCTGTAG